From one Coffea eugenioides isolate CCC68of chromosome 11, Ceug_1.0, whole genome shotgun sequence genomic stretch:
- the LOC113753833 gene encoding uncharacterized protein LOC113753833: MKDLSFFLLKNALGAKMRKGFKHFCSGDGSTSTLNQQKMGQGSAYIDSPYLDAVTSGSRERQPTLEEMILQLELEEAASRRAKVDEYGEYRHHRMSCVNSSDILRSARNALNQYPRFSLDGKDAMYRSSFRNMVPLSTGARNSLGCHQGSRKGLCGDGFDSEVRKLRELPATIGGESVVWCRPGVVAKLMGLEAMPIPVQRHQRTDNGLNGNGAKTRQNLRKRAGKLHEIERRRVVVDDSNGCSAMRSGVTGCCSSSSKGYCVMKPLGVELPNEQFGWPMRRLRQNATSPC, encoded by the coding sequence ATGAAGGATTTGTCCTTCTTTCTCCTCAAGAATGCTTTGGGTGCTAAGATGAGAAAAGGCTTTAAACACTTTTGCAGCGGTGACGGATCAACTTCCACCCTTAATCAGCAAAAAATGGGGCAGGGTTCGGCATATATTGATTCCCCGTATTTGGATGCTGTCACTTCCGGTTCCAGGGAAAGGCAACCAACCTTGGAGGAGATGATACTGCAGTTAGAGCTGGAAGAGGCAGCGTCAAGAAGAGCAAAAGTTGATGAATATGGGGAGTACCGGCATCACCGCATGTCTTGTGTCAACAGTTCCGACATTCTGCGGAGTGCAAGAAACGCATTAAATCAGTACCCTCGGTTTTCTCTGGATGGAAAAGATGCCATGTACAGATCTTCATTTCGGAACATGGTGCCCCTCAGCACGGGTGCAAGAAACTCGCTCGGCTGCCATCAGGGATCAAGGAAAGGTTTGTGTGGCGACGGTTTCGACTCAGAAGTGCGGAAATTACGAGAGCTGCCGGCTACAATAGGTGGAGAGAGCGTGGTGTGGTGTAGGCCTGGAGTGGTGGCTAAATTGATGGGTCTGGAGGCCATGCCAATCCCAGTTCAGAGACATCAAAGAACGGACAACGGGCTGAATGGTAATGGTGCAAAGACGAGGCAAAATCTGAGGAAGAGAGCTGGAAAACTTCATGAGATTGAAAGGAGAAGGGTGGTAGTAGATGATAGCAACGGTTGCAGCGCGATGAGGAGCGGGGTAACTGGTTGTTGCTCAAGCTCAAGCAAGGGATACTGTGTGATGAAGCCATTAGGCGTGGAGCTTCCAAATGAACAATTTGGCTGGCCAATGCGGCGCTTGCGGCAGAATGCCACCTCTCCTTGTTAG